One Cotesia glomerata isolate CgM1 linkage group LG8, MPM_Cglom_v2.3, whole genome shotgun sequence genomic window carries:
- the LOC123270837 gene encoding UDP-N-acetylglucosamine transferase subunit ALG14 homolog, producing MISSHTYTVDNGLGYHYLFLIPLLIFLTARFIYLIFNRGKLKNNLSSVKTMIILGSGGHTTEMFKVLNFLDLDKYSPRVYVHGHSDLMSELKLKSFEVDNDCKVIKIFRSREVGQSYYTSVITTLIAFINAGVIMFREKPDLILANGPGTCVPLCLVAFIFQLFFFNDTTVIFIESFCRVKTLSLTGKILYFFADHIILQWPYICREKYNVHVIK from the coding sequence ttttaattcctctgttaatttttcttacggcaagatttatttatttaatatttaaccgtggaaaattaaaaaataacctcTCGTCAGTCAAGACCATGATTATCCTCGGCTCTGGTGGTCACACTACAGAAATGTTCAAGGTGTTAAATTTCCTAGACTTAGATAAATATTCCCCGCGAGTTTACGTCCACGGGCACAGTGATCTAATGAGcgaattaaaacttaaaagttTTGAAGTAGACAATGATTGCAAagtgattaaaattttccgcAGCCGAGAAGTCGGCCAGTCTTATTACACGAGTGTCATCACCACTTTGATAGCGTTTATTAATGCTGGAGTAATTATGTTTAGAGAAAAGCCGGATTTGATTCTGGCTAATGGTCCTGGCACATGTGTTCCTTTGTGTTTAgttgcttttatttttcaattgtttttttttaatgacactactgtcatttttattgaaagctTTTGCAGAGTTAAAACTCTTTCGCTTactggaaaaattttgtacttttttGCTGATCATATTATTTTACAGTGGCCTTATATTTGTCgggaaaaatataatgtacatgttattaaataa
- the LOC123270540 gene encoding bifunctional peptidase and arginyl-hydroxylase JMJD5: MFPAPLTGQNIPWDLLINYCEKISMEIKVRLISFIQDIKSSLELNKIPEKIDCKLIEIEACLDRTWENLNTGYWKDVSIGHRYCYTICSLLKCILLEIDSREEKNNTKEIAKQIDKGLLLGAPIVEAPELLTNIASKINNYLAETTSYKESLEFEIDDKNISSNLLEGCEWIKKYKSPSMETFYRDIFKCKVPAVLEECISHWKALTAWKDPNYLIKIGGMRTVPIEIGSSYTEDDWSQQLVTLSEFIKSHVAKKNDTIGYLAQHQLFEQIPELKNDFSIPDYCNFVDEDKENTEVDINAWFGPKGTVSPLHYDPRDNLLCQVFGHKQIILYHPEDSKYLYTYDTRLLSNTAQVNPLNPDYNKFPEFKNAKGFMCYLKPGQALYIPPKWWHHVVSLSPSFSISFWWN; the protein is encoded by the exons atgtttcCTGCTCCATTGACTGGTCAAAATATTCCATgggatttgttaattaattattgtgaaaaaatatcaatggaAATTAAAGTCAGGTTGATTAGTTTTATACAAGATATCAAGTCGTCTCTGGAgttaaataa AATACCAGAGAAGATTGATTGCAAGCTAATAGAAATAGAGGCATGCTTGGATCGAACAtgggaaaatttaaatactggATATTGGAAAGACGTGTCTATTGGTCACAGATATTGCTACACAATTTGTAGCTTACtcaag TGCATTCTTTTAGAAATTGATTCTagagaggaaaaaaataatactaaggAAATAGCAAAGCAAATTGACAAGGGACTTTTGCTGGGTGCTCCAATTGTTGAAGCGCCTGAATTATTGACTAATATTGCttctaaaataaacaattacttagcag aaactaCTTCATATAAAGAATCATTAGAATTTGAgattgatgataaaaatatatcaagtaATTTATTAGAAGGATGTGAGTGGATAAAAAAGTACAAATCACCTTCAATGGAGACTTTTTATCGTGatatatttaaatgtaaaGTACCTGCTGTTTTAGAag aGTGTATTAGCCACTGGAAAGCATTGACTGCATGGAAAGAtcctaattatttaattaaaatcggTGGAATGAGGACTGTACCCATAGAAATAGGCTCAAGTTATACTGAAGACGATTGGTCTCAACAGCTTGTTACTCTTTCGGAATTTATCAAGTCGCATGTggcgaaaaaaaatgacactaTTGGATACTTGGCTCAGCATCAGTTATTCGAACAG atcCCCGagctaaaaaatgatttttcaataCCAGACTACTGTAATTTTGTTGATGAAGACAAAGAAAACACTGAAGTAGACATCAACGCCTGGTTTGGACCAAAAGGAACCGTATCGCCTTTACACTACGACCCCAgggataatttattatgtcaa gtctTTGGAcacaaacaaataattctcTATCATCCAGAAGacagtaaatatttgtatACATATGACACGAGATTATTGAGCAATACAGCGCAAGTAAATCCTTTAAACCCTGACTACAATAAATTtccagaatttaaaaatgctaaAGGATTTATGTGCTACCTAAAACCCGGTCAGGCTTTGTATATTCCACCAAAATGGTGGCACCACGTCGTCAGTCTTTCACCTAGTTTTTCTATAAGTTTTTGGTGGAATTAA